The following are encoded in a window of Penicillium oxalicum strain HP7-1 chromosome II, whole genome shotgun sequence genomic DNA:
- a CDS encoding 3-hydroxy-3-methylglutaryl-coenzyme A reductase — translation MATSLISKKLRFAESDRDAEPSWIRRQVTAGLQCVSRRACVHPIHTIVVIALFASTTYVGLLEGSLFDASRNSRNVAGQVDVDTLLQGSRSLRLGESTAWKWQSEDAWLDTVPATQPVANHLALTTFVFPDSDSKSASTPPSVEDVPVPSNVSAYSVPHTPNMLSPFSHDSSLVYTVPFEQVPDLLRAVQEIPNPVADETQEESKKWIMKAARGPTGSRLALKIWFTDMWSSFVDLLKHAETIDIVIMALGYLSMHLSFVSLFFSMRRLGSNFWLATTVLFSGSFAFLFGLLVTTKLGVPINLLLLSEGLPFLVVTIGFEKPIMFTRAVLRASVDNRRPRPDAAPRPLSSSTPGSIQDSIATAIKAQGFEIVQHYCIEIGLLTLGAVSGVQGGLQQFCFLAAWILFFDCVLLFTFYTTILCIKLEITRIKRHVALRKALEEDGITHSVAENVASSNDWPSAGAAGAEAEASIFGRKIKSSNVRRFKFLMVGGLVLINVVNLSAIPFRNVGNGALISRLSNVMSPAPIDPFKVAENGLDAIYVAAKSQRQETVVTIIPPIKYKLEYPSVHYATNEDTSSFEIEYSDQFLDCRWWQGPRESAQECGGSHHQQVDYRRPDSQHHSEWIPFNAARWSIKGTEPAKIAPEEPVAPKVYPKFEPNEDKSTRTMEECELMLKEKRAPYLTDEELISLSLKGKLPGYALEKTMENEELMSRVEAFTRAVKIRRAVVARTPSTSALTSSLERSKLPYEHYNYGLVHGACCENVIGYLPLPLGVAGPLNIDGQNYFIPMATTEGVLVASTSRGSKAINAGGGAVTVLTGDGMTRGPCVSFPTLARAAAAKVWIDSEEGRSVITAAFNSTSRFARLQTLKTALAGTYLFIRFKTTTGDAMGMNMISKGCEKALDVMSKDCGFDDMSIISLSGNYCTDKKSAAINWTDGRGKSVVAEAIVPGHIVKSVLKSDVEAMVELNISKNLIGSAMAGSLGGFNAHASNIVSAIFLATGQDPAQNVESSSCITTMKNRNGDLQIAVSMPCIEVGTIGGGTILEAQSAMLEMLGVRGPHPTQPGANARQLSRIIAASVLAGELSLCAALAAGHLVKAHMAHNRSAAPTRSSTPVSAAVGAARGLSMTSQ, via the exons ATGGCAACCTCCTTGATTTCCAAAAAATTGCGCTTCGCCGAAAGCGATCGTGATGCCGAGCCCAGTTGGATTCGCCGTCAGGTCACCGCTGGCCTTCAGTGCGTCTCTCGTCGGGCGTGTGTGCACCCGATTCATACCATCGTCGTGATTGCGCTGTTTGCCAGCACCACCTACGTCGGTCTGCTTGAAGGCAGTCTCTTTGACGCCTCACGCAACTCCCGGAATGTTGCCGGACAAGTGGATGTCGACACCCTACTGCAAGGAAGTCGATCTCTTCGTCTGGGTGAATCCACTGCCTGGAAGTGGCAGTCCGAGGATGCCTGGTTGGACACCGTG CCGGCTACGCAGCCAGTTGCCAATCATCTCGCCTTGACTACCTTTGTCTTTCCGGATTCCGACTCCAAGTCGGCCTCCACTCCCCCCTCTGTTGAGGATGTTCCGGTTCCCTCAAATGTCTCCGCCTACTCCGTCCCCCATACTCCGAACATGCTCTCGCCGTTCTCCCACGACTCTTCTCTTGTGTACACCGTGCCTTTCGAGCAGGTCCCCGATCTTTTGAGGGCCGTTCAGGAAATTCCCAATCCAGTGGCGGACGAGACCCAGGAGGAGTCGAAGAAATGGATCATGAAAGCTGCACGTGGCCCTACCGGATCGCGCCTTGCCCTCAAGATCTGGTTTACCGACATGTGGAGCTCTTTCGTAGACCTGCTTAAGCATGCCGAGACCATCGACATTGTTATCATGGCTCTTGGCTATCTCTCGATGCACCTGAGCTTcgtgtctctcttcttctccatgcgCCGACTGGGATCTAACTTCTGGTTGGCCACGACTGTGCTTTTCTCTGGTTCCTTTGCTTTCCTGTTCGGTCTCCTGGTGACCACCAAGCTTGGCGTGCCGATCAACCTCCTTCTCCTGTCTGAAGGATTGCCGTTCCTGGTTGTGACTATTGGCTTCGAGAAGCCCATCATGTTTACTCGGGCTGTCTTGCGAGCCTCTGTGGACAATCGCCGGCCTCGGCCTGACGCCGCCCCTCGTCCTTTGTCCTCGAGCACTCCCGGCTCCATTCAAGACTCCATTGCTACCGCCATCAAAGCACAAGGGTTCGAGATTGTTCAGCACTACTGTATTGAGATTGGTCTTCTTACCCTCGGTGCTGTTTCTGGCGTCCAGGGTGGTCTCCAGCAATTCTGCTTCCTCGCCGCGTGGATCCTGTTCTTCGACTGTGTTCTTCTCTTTACTTTCTACACCACAATCCTGTGCATTAAACTTGAGATCACTCGCATCAAGCGCCACGTCGCTCTGCGCAAGGCCCTTGAGGAGGATGGTATCACCCACAGCGTTGCCGAGAATGTCGCCTCCAGCAACGACTGGCCCTCCGCCGGTGCCGCCGGTGCTGAAGCTGAAGCGAGCATCTTCGGGCGAAAGATTAAGTCGAGCAACGTGCGACGGTTCAAGTTCCTCATGGTCGGCGGCCTCGTTTTGATCAACGTCGTGAATCTGTCTGCGATTCCCTTCAGAAACGTTGGAAATGGTGCTTTGATCTCTCGTCTGTCCAACGTCATGTCTCCTGCTCCTATCGATCCCTTCAAGGTTGCGGAAAACGGCTTAGACGCTATCTATGTGGCCGCGAAGAGCCAGCGACAAGAAACTGTGGTGACCATCATTCCCCCCATCAAGTACAAGTTGGAATACCCCTCCGTCCACTACGCGACCAATGAAGACACGAGCTCGTTCGAGATCGAGTACTCTGATCAGTTCTTGGATTGCCGTTGGTGGCAAGGTCCTCGAGAGTCTGCTCAAGAGTGTGGAGGATCCCATCATCAGCAAGTGGATTATCGCCGCCCTGACTCTCAGCATCATTCTGAATGGATACCTTTCAATGCGGCTCGCTGGAGCATCAAAGGAACCGAGCCCGCCAAGATTGCGCCCGAGGAGCCCGTGGCGCCCAAGGTTTACCCCAAGTTTGAGCCTAATGAGGACAAGTCTACCCGAACCATGGAAGAGTGCGAGCTGATGCTGAAGGAAAAGCGAGCTCCTTACCTGACAGACGAGGAATTGATCTCCCTGTCCCTCAAGGGCAAGCTTCCTGGTTATGCACTGGAAAAGACGATGGAGAATGAGGAATTGATGAGCCGTGTGGAAGCATTCACTCGAGCTGTTAAGATTCGCCGCGCTGTGGTTGCCCGCACCCCCTCCACCTCTGCCTTGACCAGCTCACTGGAACGCTCAAAGCTTCCTTACGAGCACTACAATTACGGGTTGGTCCACGGTGCTTGCTGTGAGAATGTGATTGGTTATTTGCCTCTTCCCCTTGGTGTTGCTGGCCCTCTGAACATTGATGGTCAAAATTACTTCATCCCCATGGCCACAACGGAAGGCGTCCTCGTTGCCAGTACCAGCCGCGGCTCCAAAGCTATCAATGCTGGCGGTGGTGCGGTAACTGTCTTGACCGGCGATGGTATGACCCGTGGTCCTTGCGTGTCCTTCCCAACCTTGGCCCGGGCTGCCGCTGCCAAGGTTTGGATTGACTCGGAAGAGGGCCGGAGTGTCATCACTGCAGCCTTCAACTCTACCAGTCGCTTCGCCCGCCTTCAGACCCTCAAGACTGCCCTCGCCGGTACCTATCTTTTCATCCGCTTCAAAACCACCACCGGTGATGCGATGGGTATGAACATGATCTCCAAGGGCTGTGAGAAGGCCCTCGATGTGATGTCCAAGGACTGCGGATTTGACGACATGTCTATCATCTCGCTCTCCGGTAACTACTGTACTGACAAGAAATCCGCTGCGATCAACTGGACCGACGGCCGTGGCAAGTCCGTTGTCGCCGAGGCTATCGTTCCCGGTCATATCGTGAAGAGCGTTCTCAAGAGTGATGTGGAAGCCATGGTCGAACTGAACATCAGTAAGAACTTGATTGGTTCTGCGATGGCAGGTAGCTTGGGTGGCTTCAACGCTCACGCGTCCAACATTGTTTCCGCGATCTTCCTGGCGACTGGCCAAGATCCCGCGCAAAACGTTGAGAGTAGCAGTTGTATCACCACGATGAAGAA CCGCAACGGAGACCTCCAGATCGCGGTTAGCATGCCGTGTATTGAAGTCGGCACCATCGGCGGTGGAACTATCCTGGAGGCACAGTCGGCTATGCTGGAAATGCTCGGCGTGCGCGGTCCTCACCCCACTCAGCCGGGTGCGAACGCTCGTCAGCTTTCGCGTATTATTGCAGCCTCTGTGTTGGCTGGTGAACTCAGTCTGTGCGCTGCACTCGCTGCGGGTCACCTCGTCAAAGCTCACATGGCTCACAACCGCAGTGCGGCACCGACCCGTTCCTCCACTCCCGTCTCCGCTGCCGTTGGTGCTGCTCGCGGTCTATCCATGACCTCTCAATGA